From one Brevundimonas sp. PAMC22021 genomic stretch:
- a CDS encoding acetyl-CoA hydrolase/transferase family protein, which yields MTDRIGCATLRARVTDADAAAGLIRPGETIAASGFTGSGYPKAVPQALAQRMAAEGAAGRPFRVNLWTGASTGPELDGALAAVDGVAQRLPYSSDPVAREKINRGEIDYLDMHLSQVAPMAWEGVLGTLDTAIIEVIGVRADGSLIPSSSVGNNKTWLDRAKRVILEVNRWQNPALEGMHDIYYGTRLPPERVPIPLVRPDDRIGSAYFACDPDKVIAVVETDAPDRNLPFAAPDDTARAIAGHIIEFLAHEVSRGRLPPELLPIQSGVGNIANAVLSGLIDAPFEPMTAYTEVIQDGMIDLLDAGKLRMASATAFSLSPQAATRLNADMSAYRNRMILRPQEMSNHPEIVRRLGCIAMNGLIEADIYGNVNSTLVMGSRIQNGIGGSGDFARNAYVSIFMTPSTAKGGKISAIVPQVSHVDHIMQDVQVIVTEQGLADLRGLSPRQRAKLVIERCAHPDYRSLLRDYAVRAHGGSYGLHAPSLPGEALSWHRRFMETGTMLPA from the coding sequence ATGACCGACCGCATCGGTTGCGCCACGCTTCGCGCCCGCGTCACGGACGCTGACGCCGCCGCCGGCCTGATCCGACCTGGCGAGACGATCGCGGCCAGCGGCTTTACCGGCTCGGGCTATCCCAAGGCCGTGCCGCAGGCGCTGGCTCAACGCATGGCGGCGGAAGGCGCCGCCGGACGCCCCTTCCGCGTCAATCTCTGGACGGGCGCCTCCACTGGGCCCGAGCTGGACGGGGCGCTGGCCGCAGTCGACGGCGTTGCCCAGCGCCTGCCCTACAGTTCCGATCCCGTCGCGCGAGAGAAGATTAACCGAGGCGAAATCGACTACCTCGACATGCATCTCAGCCAGGTGGCTCCCATGGCCTGGGAAGGCGTGTTGGGGACGCTCGACACGGCCATCATCGAGGTCATTGGGGTGCGCGCCGACGGATCGCTCATCCCCTCGTCGTCGGTCGGCAACAACAAGACCTGGCTGGACCGTGCCAAGCGGGTGATCCTGGAGGTCAACCGCTGGCAGAACCCGGCGCTGGAGGGGATGCACGACATCTATTACGGGACGCGCCTGCCGCCAGAGCGCGTGCCCATCCCGTTGGTGCGGCCAGACGATCGCATCGGCTCGGCCTACTTCGCCTGCGATCCCGACAAGGTGATCGCCGTGGTCGAAACCGATGCCCCCGACCGGAACCTGCCGTTCGCGGCGCCGGACGATACGGCCCGGGCCATCGCCGGGCACATTATCGAGTTCCTGGCGCACGAGGTGTCGCGCGGCCGCCTGCCGCCGGAACTGCTGCCGATCCAATCCGGCGTAGGCAACATCGCCAATGCGGTTCTGTCCGGCCTGATCGACGCCCCGTTCGAGCCGATGACAGCCTACACCGAGGTGATCCAGGACGGCATGATCGACCTGCTGGATGCGGGCAAGCTGCGGATGGCCTCGGCCACCGCCTTTTCGCTCAGCCCCCAAGCTGCGACGCGGCTGAACGCCGATATGAGCGCTTACCGAAACCGCATGATCCTGCGCCCGCAGGAGATGAGCAATCACCCGGAGATTGTTCGCCGCCTCGGCTGCATTGCGATGAACGGGCTGATTGAGGCTGACATCTACGGCAATGTAAACTCCACCCTTGTCATGGGCTCGCGCATCCAAAACGGCATCGGCGGCTCGGGCGACTTTGCGCGCAACGCCTATGTCTCCATCTTCATGACGCCGTCGACGGCCAAGGGCGGCAAGATTTCCGCCATCGTGCCGCAGGTCTCTCACGTCGACCACATCATGCAGGACGTGCAGGTGATCGTGACCGAACAGGGCTTGGCGGACCTGAGAGGTCTCTCGCCTCGGCAACGGGCGAAGCTGGTGATCGAGCGCTGCGCGCATCCCGACTACCGCTCGCTGCTTCGCGACTACGCGGTCCGGGCTCACGGCGGATCATACGGCCTGCACGCCCCATCCCTGCCCGGCGAAGCGCTCTCATGGCACCGACGCTTCATGGAGACGGGAACGATGCTGCCTGCTTGA
- a CDS encoding PAS domain-containing protein has product MTVSDPRLPDNPIVWANQAFLDLTGYSADEVLGRNGRFMQGPETDPAHVQLLAKCLAYNGHVTTDILNYRKDGTSFWNRLSISPVLAEDGDVLYYLGSQMDMTAQRRAQDLAQVEKALLREVDHRALNALMIVDSFMRQSDASNPEQYALAVQGRVGALARAHHLLARGGWSPMPLTAVIDAELALLPQDRIKVSGDATPLPAEIVQAVSLVVHELASNAARHGALSFPGGMLEITCFATDDGECAHLSWLETGVAFKRAVQPSFGLRMVASIIERQLGGVLKLTWTPSGLHASVVIPVKSCF; this is encoded by the coding sequence ATGACCGTCAGCGATCCGCGGCTGCCGGACAATCCGATCGTCTGGGCCAATCAGGCGTTTTTGGACTTGACCGGCTATTCTGCTGACGAAGTGCTCGGGCGGAATGGTCGATTCATGCAGGGGCCGGAAACTGATCCGGCGCACGTACAGCTGCTCGCGAAATGTCTGGCGTACAATGGGCATGTCACAACCGACATTCTGAACTACCGGAAAGATGGGACATCATTCTGGAATCGACTGTCCATCAGCCCCGTGCTCGCTGAAGACGGCGATGTGCTGTACTATTTGGGATCGCAGATGGACATGACCGCGCAGCGTCGTGCCCAAGATCTCGCCCAGGTTGAGAAGGCGCTGCTCCGTGAAGTGGATCACCGCGCCCTCAATGCCCTGATGATTGTTGACAGCTTCATGCGGCAAAGCGACGCCTCAAACCCGGAGCAATATGCGCTCGCGGTGCAAGGGCGTGTCGGCGCTCTGGCTCGGGCGCATCACCTGCTCGCGCGTGGAGGCTGGTCTCCGATGCCCTTGACGGCTGTCATCGACGCCGAACTTGCACTGCTTCCGCAGGACCGCATCAAAGTGTCGGGTGATGCAACTCCCCTACCTGCAGAGATCGTTCAGGCCGTCAGCCTCGTTGTTCATGAACTCGCTAGCAACGCTGCGCGGCACGGCGCCCTGTCCTTTCCCGGAGGCATGCTGGAGATTACGTGTTTTGCAACGGACGATGGTGAATGCGCCCATCTAAGTTGGCTTGAAACCGGCGTGGCCTTCAAGCGAGCGGTTCAGCCGAGCTTCGGTCTGCGGATGGTTGCAAGCATCATCGAACGGCAACTCGGCGGCGTCCTTAAGCTCACCTGGACGCCGAGCGGTCTCCACGCAAGCGTAGTCATACCTGTGAAATCGTGCTTTTGA
- a CDS encoding GNAT family N-acetyltransferase, translating into MNDHDSEQIITRAGVRLHVRRTRDEDEPALAAFFASVTPEDLRFRFLATLREVGHDRLVAMIRANDARNESLIAFVDDGSVAATAILASDGAGKRAEAAVVLRGDLKGQGVGWSLLDHLVSRARARGYAVIEFIEGHANRSALEIEREMGFEEEVVDGDPSLVQVSRFLR; encoded by the coding sequence ATGAACGATCACGACAGCGAGCAGATAATTACCCGCGCCGGCGTGCGGCTGCATGTCAGGCGGACCCGCGATGAGGACGAGCCCGCTCTGGCCGCCTTCTTCGCTTCAGTTACGCCGGAAGACCTGCGATTCCGCTTTCTCGCGACCCTGCGCGAGGTCGGCCACGACCGTCTGGTGGCGATGATCCGCGCCAACGACGCCCGCAACGAGAGCCTGATCGCCTTTGTCGATGACGGCTCCGTGGCGGCGACTGCGATCCTGGCCAGCGATGGGGCAGGCAAGCGTGCCGAGGCCGCAGTCGTGCTGCGGGGGGATTTGAAAGGACAGGGCGTTGGCTGGTCACTGCTCGATCACTTGGTCAGCCGCGCTCGGGCGCGCGGCTACGCCGTCATCGAGTTCATCGAGGGCCACGCGAACCGCAGCGCCCTTGAGATCGAGCGCGAGATGGGCTTCGAGGAAGAGGTTGTCGACGGCGATCCGTCGCTTGTGCAGGTCAGCAGATTCTTGCGCTGA
- a CDS encoding peptidase inhibitor I78 — MRTKLPASCIVVGAATALGACTAPETAATAPMREPAPATAAIAARTPSADQCRASERQVWVGQSVHSLPEQPESETWRVVCTTCDRTDDYRPERLNVEFDDATRRIVKVSCG; from the coding sequence ATGCGGACAAAACTTCCGGCATCCTGCATCGTCGTGGGCGCCGCGACCGCGCTCGGCGCCTGCACCGCGCCCGAAACAGCCGCGACCGCACCGATGCGAGAGCCGGCCCCAGCGACGGCGGCCATTGCGGCTCGCACCCCATCGGCAGATCAGTGCCGTGCGTCGGAACGCCAGGTCTGGGTCGGGCAGTCGGTTCACAGCCTGCCCGAGCAGCCCGAAAGCGAGACCTGGCGCGTCGTCTGCACGACCTGCGACAGGACCGACGACTACCGGCCCGAGCGCCTGAACGTCGAGTTCGATGACGCCACCCGCCGGATCGTCAAGGTGAGCTGCGGCTAG
- a CDS encoding response regulator, with protein sequence MGQSQPYGDRSILIVEDQYIIRMELMDFFREEGFRVLEADTADQAINILAHDVGVRVVLTDMELHGEMTGLELAHMVRTRHPPTTLFVMSTRQAPDQSALPTRTTFVSKPLDRQHLLRQIEPVTPN encoded by the coding sequence ATGGGACAGTCGCAGCCTTATGGAGATCGCTCGATCCTGATCGTCGAGGATCAGTACATCATCCGCATGGAGCTGATGGACTTCTTCCGGGAGGAAGGGTTTCGCGTCCTTGAAGCCGACACAGCCGATCAGGCGATCAACATCCTCGCCCACGATGTCGGCGTTCGTGTGGTGCTAACGGACATGGAACTGCATGGCGAAATGACCGGCCTGGAGCTCGCGCACATGGTTCGAACGCGGCATCCGCCTACGACCTTGTTTGTGATGTCGACGCGCCAGGCGCCGGATCAGAGCGCCCTTCCGACACGGACAACCTTCGTCTCCAAGCCCTTAGATCGCCAGCACCTTCTGCGCCAGATCGAGCCTGTGACGCCGAACTAA
- a CDS encoding HWE histidine kinase domain-containing protein: MPFLVTSSALEQALVWSLKLRMSMPRRLLSAALIILMVAVARAALGALFLPFLFYIPAVLGVTLMLGAAPGLFGAFLSVAATLVSYQMEQGRIDAERWTATILYSLVMLMLIGVAYTLRRIIRNLHAVADRRDLIDLDREAREAELKRAEEAKQAALLAEAGQLAEAQRQQRLLNDELSHRLKNQLAVVQSIVSQTLRGSDVDKAARIVLEQRLRALGKASDVLTRSSWEAADLEALCRGVLEHVAEEGRVRIQGDPALLVQHVVMPLALVLHELATNAVKYGALSNATGLIDLSWKVEPSAEGEPHFQLQWREHGGPEVVKPTQNGFGTKLIEESLKRHFGGAVVVDYRSDGLVFEITSPTASVVRVGS; encoded by the coding sequence ATGCCGTTCCTCGTCACGTCCTCGGCTCTCGAGCAGGCTCTTGTCTGGTCGCTGAAGCTCCGGATGTCCATGCCGCGCCGATTGCTGTCGGCGGCGCTGATCATTCTGATGGTCGCCGTCGCGCGGGCTGCGCTCGGCGCGCTCTTTCTGCCGTTCCTGTTCTACATCCCAGCCGTGCTGGGTGTGACCCTGATGCTGGGCGCGGCGCCGGGGCTGTTTGGCGCCTTCCTGTCCGTGGCCGCGACGCTCGTCTCCTATCAGATGGAGCAGGGCCGCATCGATGCTGAACGATGGACGGCGACGATCCTCTACAGCTTGGTCATGCTCATGCTGATCGGCGTGGCCTACACCCTGCGGCGGATCATCAGGAATCTTCATGCGGTCGCCGACCGACGCGACCTCATCGATCTTGATCGGGAGGCGAGGGAGGCGGAGCTCAAGCGCGCCGAAGAGGCCAAGCAAGCGGCGCTGTTAGCGGAAGCTGGGCAGCTGGCGGAGGCGCAGCGCCAGCAGCGTCTGCTCAACGACGAACTCTCCCATCGCCTGAAGAACCAGCTCGCTGTGGTCCAGTCGATCGTGAGCCAGACGCTCCGCGGCTCGGACGTCGATAAGGCCGCGCGGATTGTCCTCGAGCAGCGTCTCAGAGCGCTCGGCAAGGCCTCGGACGTGCTGACCCGATCCTCGTGGGAGGCGGCTGACCTCGAAGCGCTTTGTCGAGGAGTCCTTGAGCATGTGGCGGAGGAAGGCCGTGTACGGATTCAGGGGGACCCCGCCCTGTTGGTTCAGCACGTCGTGATGCCGCTCGCACTGGTGCTGCACGAGTTGGCTACGAACGCGGTGAAGTACGGCGCCCTGTCCAATGCGACGGGCCTGATCGACCTATCGTGGAAGGTCGAGCCTTCCGCAGAAGGGGAACCGCACTTCCAGCTGCAGTGGAGGGAGCATGGCGGGCCCGAAGTCGTCAAACCGACCCAAAACGGCTTTGGAACCAAGCTGATCGAGGAGTCTTTGAAGCGGCACTTCGGAGGTGCAGTGGTCGTGGATTACCGATCAGACGGCCTAGTGTTCGAGATCACTTCACCGACGGCGTCGGTCGTCAGGGTGGGCTCGTGA
- a CDS encoding MucR family transcriptional regulator, with translation MTADAAPSSDFVALTAHIVSAFVANNSVAVGDLPDLIVSTYAAFSGLGAEAGTAKQDVGPAPAVSLRKSLASREHIISLIDGKPYKSLKRHLSAHGLTLKAYRERYGLPASYPMVAPAFSERRREVAKQLGLGRKPRAAAALAEAPRKPRTKAAKPEPSA, from the coding sequence ATGACCGCAGACGCCGCGCCTTCTTCCGACTTTGTGGCGCTCACCGCGCACATCGTCAGCGCCTTCGTGGCGAACAACTCGGTGGCCGTCGGCGACCTACCGGACCTGATCGTTTCGACCTATGCGGCTTTCTCCGGCCTTGGCGCCGAGGCCGGAACGGCCAAGCAAGACGTGGGCCCCGCCCCGGCCGTCTCGCTGCGCAAGTCGTTGGCCAGTCGCGAGCACATCATCTCGCTGATCGACGGCAAGCCCTACAAGTCCCTCAAGCGGCATCTCTCCGCCCACGGCCTGACGCTCAAAGCGTACCGCGAACGCTACGGGCTTCCCGCCAGCTATCCTATGGTCGCCCCGGCTTTTTCGGAGCGTCGCCGCGAGGTCGCCAAGCAGCTCGGTCTCGGCCGCAAGCCCCGCGCCGCCGCCGCGCTCGCCGAGGCTCCGCGCAAGCCGCGCACCAAGGCGGCCAAGCCGGAGCCATCAGCATGA
- a CDS encoding methyl-accepting chemotaxis protein: protein MNNLTNLPVGRKLFVAFAVVLGAMAIMGAVIGMSLFTVGSATKTRTTANAISAAADIAELRLAKQENSIRGFLLSQDPYYLERLDGHRAEFKKALAEVREKGSADVIAAADAAEAAADAWWVNVRNPVVQLSRDAATREQARAMVAPDGPADRFIVPVEEAVDVIKSKASEHLGIVREKSNEAVQAALTSLAIGLPLACLIALFAGLALTRGIARPILTTIGDMKKLKDGDTSIQVPLAGRKDEFGLMGQAVLAFRDAAIEKKRVEAEALSQRSLSEQERAANEAEKARIAEEDRVALGALASGLSAMAEGDLTHRMTVEVAPRAEQLKADFNSAIAQLQQAVAVVVQNVAGIRSGAGEISQASDDLSRRTEQQAASLEETAAALDQITATVNKTASGAKQASNVVQAARGDAETSGNVVRDAVAAMTAIESSSAQISQIIGVIDEIAFQTNLLALNAGVEAARAGDAGRGFAVVASEVRALAQRSAEAAKEIKTLISASTGQVDQGVKLVGQTGQSLQRIVDRVAEIDSLVSEIAASASEQATGLQQVNTAVNQMDQVTQQNAAMVEQSTAASHSLAQEADALQASVARFRIGQTHAAAAPMRASAAPVRPAASRPEGRMARAMKTINRGVTALKPQLQVVSHKLEDGWEEF, encoded by the coding sequence GTGAATAACTTGACCAACCTGCCCGTTGGGCGGAAGTTGTTTGTCGCCTTCGCCGTGGTGCTTGGCGCCATGGCTATCATGGGCGCCGTAATCGGCATGAGCCTGTTCACAGTGGGAAGCGCCACTAAGACCCGCACCACCGCCAATGCGATCTCCGCCGCCGCCGACATTGCGGAGTTAAGGCTGGCGAAGCAGGAAAACTCTATACGCGGCTTTCTGCTGTCGCAGGATCCTTATTACTTAGAGCGGCTTGACGGCCATCGCGCCGAGTTCAAGAAGGCGTTGGCCGAGGTGCGCGAGAAAGGCTCGGCGGACGTGATCGCCGCCGCTGATGCTGCCGAGGCTGCGGCCGACGCTTGGTGGGTCAACGTTCGCAACCCGGTGGTTCAGCTATCTCGTGACGCCGCCACGCGTGAACAGGCCCGCGCCATGGTCGCGCCTGACGGCCCGGCCGACCGCTTCATCGTGCCGGTCGAAGAAGCCGTGGACGTGATCAAGAGCAAGGCCTCAGAACATCTCGGAATTGTCCGTGAGAAGTCGAATGAAGCCGTTCAAGCGGCCTTGACCAGTCTGGCTATTGGCCTCCCCTTGGCGTGCCTGATCGCGCTGTTCGCCGGTCTGGCGCTGACGCGCGGCATCGCCCGCCCCATCCTGACGACCATTGGCGACATGAAGAAGCTGAAGGATGGGGATACCTCCATCCAAGTGCCGCTGGCCGGTCGCAAGGACGAGTTCGGCCTGATGGGACAGGCCGTTCTGGCCTTCCGCGACGCCGCCATCGAAAAGAAGCGCGTCGAGGCCGAGGCTCTGTCGCAGCGTTCGCTGTCCGAGCAGGAGCGGGCCGCCAACGAGGCCGAAAAGGCCCGGATCGCCGAGGAGGACCGCGTCGCCCTGGGCGCCCTGGCCTCCGGCCTGTCGGCCATGGCCGAGGGCGACCTGACGCACCGCATGACGGTGGAGGTCGCGCCCCGCGCCGAACAGCTGAAGGCCGACTTCAACTCGGCCATCGCCCAGCTGCAGCAGGCGGTCGCCGTGGTGGTGCAGAACGTGGCGGGCATCCGCTCGGGCGCCGGCGAGATCAGCCAGGCCTCCGACGACCTGTCGCGCCGCACCGAGCAGCAGGCCGCCAGCCTCGAGGAAACCGCCGCCGCCCTGGACCAGATCACCGCCACGGTGAACAAGACGGCCTCGGGCGCCAAGCAGGCCTCCAACGTCGTCCAGGCCGCACGCGGCGACGCGGAGACCAGCGGCAATGTGGTGCGCGACGCCGTCGCCGCCATGACCGCGATCGAGAGCTCCTCGGCCCAGATCAGCCAGATCATCGGCGTGATCGACGAGATCGCCTTCCAGACCAACCTGCTGGCGTTGAACGCCGGGGTGGAGGCCGCTCGGGCCGGCGACGCCGGGCGCGGCTTTGCGGTTGTCGCCTCCGAGGTCCGGGCCCTGGCCCAGCGTTCGGCGGAAGCGGCCAAGGAGATCAAAACTCTGATTTCGGCCTCGACCGGCCAGGTCGATCAGGGCGTCAAGCTGGTCGGTCAGACCGGTCAGTCGCTGCAGCGCATCGTGGATCGCGTGGCCGAGATCGACAGCCTGGTGTCCGAGATCGCCGCCTCGGCCAGCGAGCAGGCGACGGGCCTCCAGCAGGTCAACACCGCCGTCAACCAGATGGACCAGGTGACCCAGCAGAACGCCGCCATGGTCGAACAGTCCACCGCCGCCAGCCACTCGCTCGCCCAGGAAGCCGACGCGCTGCAGGCCTCGGTCGCCCGCTTCCGCATCGGCCAGACCCATGCTGCGGCCGCACCAATGCGCGCCTCGGCCGCCCCGGTTCGTCCGGCCGCGTCCAGGCCTGAAGGCCGCATGGCGCGGGCGATGAAGACCATCAACCGCGGCGTCACCGCTCTGAAGCCGCAGCTCCAGGTCGTTTCCCACAAGCTCGAGGACGGCTGGGAGGAATTCTGA